The Anabaena sp. WA102 genome contains a region encoding:
- a CDS encoding DUF4112 domain-containing protein: MPNSSEPFVITPDGYAPRLKRLRQFSGLLDNIITIPGTQIGVGLDPIIGLLPIGGDALGLIFSFYIIMEAAQLGVPVATLGRMVMNVIVDSLVGAIPMLGDLFDFAWRANNYNIILLEAALKSPHQNQKADNSFILIFSIGLFLLAIVLISIPVILIRILWQIFTGS; this comes from the coding sequence ATGCCTAATTCTTCTGAACCATTTGTAATTACACCTGATGGTTATGCACCTCGATTAAAGCGTCTACGTCAATTTAGTGGACTATTAGATAATATAATTACTATTCCCGGAACACAAATAGGAGTCGGGTTAGATCCAATTATTGGATTACTACCCATAGGTGGTGATGCTTTAGGATTAATATTTTCATTTTATATTATCATGGAAGCCGCACAATTAGGCGTACCCGTAGCCACATTAGGACGGATGGTAATGAATGTAATTGTAGATTCCTTAGTTGGGGCTATTCCCATGTTAGGAGATTTGTTTGATTTTGCTTGGAGAGCGAATAATTACAATATCATTTTATTGGAAGCAGCTTTAAAATCTCCGCATCAAAATCAAAAAGCAGATAATTCATTTATCCTCATTTTTAGTATTGGCTTATTTCTACTGGCTATTGTTTTAATATCCATACCCGTGATATTAATAAGAATATTATGGCAAATTTTTACTGGTAGTTAA
- a CDS encoding lysophospholipid acyltransferase family protein produces the protein MPKSIHSTQPPLKFIPQRHNPFVVKVVSWFLPLILRVRTRPWLPAGIVNIEAKNAEVLAKLYHEFQAGKVRFLIAFRHPEVEDPLSMLYLLSRIVPQAAREKGISLKYPVHSHFMYERGMTLWAGKWLGWLFSRLGGVPIRRGKRVDRNAIQMARELFANAEMPIAIAPEGGTNGHSSIVSPLEPGVAQLGFWCVEDLKKANREEQVFIIPIGIKYSYVNPPWQKIDWLLSKLEADSGLPGTELSTNGKEREGILYQRVLRLAEYLISEMEEFYRRFYHQDFPEIISSEVPINELLTTRLHRLMDTALKITEKYFNIQPQGNFIDRCRRLEDAGWNYIYRDDIADIPSLPPFKRGLADWVAEEADLKMQHMRIAESFVAVTADYILEKPTPERFAETLLLMFDMLSRIQNSTLPGRPRLGWKQAMIFVGEPINVNTRWENCQGNKQALRKGVSELTQDLQVMLEGLIQD, from the coding sequence TTGCCTAAGTCTATTCATTCTACCCAACCTCCCCTAAAATTTATTCCTCAACGTCATAATCCCTTCGTTGTTAAAGTCGTGTCTTGGTTTTTGCCTTTGATTTTGCGGGTGAGAACTAGACCTTGGCTACCTGCGGGTATTGTCAATATTGAAGCTAAAAACGCCGAAGTTTTAGCTAAATTATACCACGAATTTCAAGCAGGTAAAGTCCGATTTTTAATTGCTTTCCGTCACCCAGAGGTGGAAGATCCTCTATCTATGTTATACCTACTATCACGGATTGTCCCCCAGGCAGCCAGGGAAAAAGGTATTAGTCTCAAATACCCTGTTCACAGTCATTTTATGTATGAACGAGGAATGACTTTATGGGCAGGAAAGTGGTTGGGATGGTTATTTTCTAGACTTGGTGGTGTACCAATTCGTAGGGGTAAGCGCGTAGACAGAAACGCTATCCAAATGGCCAGGGAATTATTTGCTAATGCCGAAATGCCGATTGCGATCGCTCCTGAAGGTGGTACAAATGGACATAGTAGTATAGTCAGTCCTTTAGAACCGGGTGTGGCGCAATTGGGTTTTTGGTGTGTGGAAGATTTAAAAAAGGCTAACCGCGAAGAACAGGTTTTTATTATTCCTATTGGCATTAAATATAGTTATGTTAATCCCCCTTGGCAAAAAATAGATTGGCTTTTATCTAAATTGGAAGCTGATAGCGGTTTACCTGGGACGGAACTTAGTACAAATGGAAAGGAACGGGAAGGAATTTTATATCAGCGGGTTTTACGTTTAGCTGAATATCTAATTTCGGAAATGGAGGAATTTTATCGCCGTTTCTATCATCAGGATTTTCCAGAAATTATCAGTTCAGAAGTTCCTATAAATGAATTGTTAACTACTAGATTACACCGTTTGATGGACACTGCTTTGAAAATTACGGAAAAGTATTTTAATATCCAGCCTCAAGGTAATTTTATTGATAGATGTCGCCGTTTAGAGGATGCTGGTTGGAATTATATTTATCGAGACGATATTGCCGATATTCCAAGTTTACCACCTTTTAAACGGGGTCTAGCTGATTGGGTAGCTGAAGAAGCCGATTTAAAAATGCAGCATATGAGAATTGCTGAAAGTTTTGTGGCGGTTACTGCTGATTATATTCTCGAAAAACCCACACCAGAAAGATTTGCAGAAACGCTTTTATTAATGTTTGATATGTTGTCTCGCATTCAGAATTCTACTTTACCAGGAAGACCGCGTTTAGGTTGGAAACAAGCTATGATTTTTGTTGGTGAACCGATTAATGTGAATACAAGATGGGAAAATTGTCAAGGGAATAAACAAGCTTTGCGAAAGGGTGTAAGTGAGTTGACGCAGGATTTACAAGTGATGTTGGAAGGGTTAATTCAGGACTAA
- a CDS encoding D-alanine--D-alanine ligase family protein encodes MTKLRVGLLFGGRSGEHEVSIISAGAIAHALTLEENAKEYEVLPFYIQKNGSWQAGVTAQQVLTSGVPHEIPSITPNLWQFPPETQEVDLWFPVLHGPNGEDGTIQGLLTLMQVPFVGSGVLGSAIGMDKIAMKMAFAQAGLPQVKYIAVSREQVWSNACVFPKLCDEIEATLGYPCFVKPANLGSSVGIAKVRSRQELETALDNAATHDRRIIVEAGVVAREVECAVLGNENPKASVVGEITFNSDFYDYETKYTPGKADLFIPANLPDTVAQQIQDMALQAFAAVDAAGLSRVDFFYVEATGELFINEINTFPGFTSTSMYPQLWANTGIPFAQLVHQLIQLAIARHSPIN; translated from the coding sequence ATGACTAAGTTACGGGTGGGTTTACTGTTTGGTGGACGTTCTGGAGAACATGAGGTTTCAATAATTTCAGCCGGGGCGATCGCCCATGCCCTCACTTTAGAAGAAAATGCTAAAGAATACGAAGTTTTACCTTTCTACATTCAAAAGAATGGCAGTTGGCAAGCAGGAGTTACTGCACAACAGGTTTTAACATCTGGTGTTCCCCATGAAATCCCCTCCATAACCCCTAATTTATGGCAATTTCCTCCAGAAACTCAAGAAGTTGATCTTTGGTTTCCCGTGCTTCATGGTCCTAATGGCGAAGATGGTACAATTCAAGGTTTACTAACTTTGATGCAAGTTCCCTTTGTGGGTTCTGGAGTCTTGGGTTCAGCCATAGGAATGGATAAAATTGCCATGAAAATGGCTTTTGCCCAAGCGGGATTACCTCAAGTAAAATATATTGCTGTCAGCAGAGAGCAAGTTTGGTCAAATGCTTGTGTATTTCCCAAGCTGTGTGATGAAATTGAAGCCACATTGGGCTATCCCTGCTTTGTCAAACCTGCTAATCTAGGTTCGTCGGTGGGAATTGCCAAAGTGCGATCGCGTCAAGAATTAGAAACAGCTTTAGATAATGCCGCCACCCATGATAGGCGAATTATTGTCGAAGCTGGAGTTGTAGCCAGAGAAGTCGAATGTGCCGTTTTAGGTAACGAAAACCCCAAAGCCTCCGTTGTTGGTGAAATTACCTTTAATAGTGATTTTTACGATTACGAAACCAAATATACCCCTGGGAAAGCCGATTTATTCATTCCCGCAAATTTACCAGATACAGTAGCACAGCAAATTCAAGACATGGCTTTACAAGCCTTTGCGGCTGTTGATGCCGCTGGTTTATCCAGAGTAGACTTTTTCTATGTAGAAGCTACCGGAGAACTTTTTATTAACGAAATTAACACTTTCCCAGGGTTTACCTCCACAAGTATGTATCCCCAACTCTGGGCTAATACGGGTATACCCTTTGCCCAATTAGTACATCAGTTAATTCAACTAGCGATCGCCAGGCATTCTCCCATTAATTAA
- a CDS encoding GUN4 domain-containing protein: MTDPMIVSGTTNDLDSLRQKLIAGSEKVQQQIIPQLADLGNDGLDVLKEFLLKRRDTPATWIDGKVYQVIYNTNAPTDQEFLQTNFPEGIVPLKSDCGISYNSLQKLLANQDFQAADLLTIQKMCEAASPQAVQRKWLYFTEVEGLPIQDLRTINQLWVVHSEGKFGFSVQREIWLGLSKNWVNLWPKINWKNGNNWTRYPNGFTWDLSAPRGHLPLSNQLRGVRTMSSLLSHPAWIK; encoded by the coding sequence ATGACAGACCCAATGATTGTATCAGGCACTACAAATGATCTCGACTCCCTCCGCCAAAAGTTAATCGCTGGGTCCGAAAAAGTCCAACAACAAATCATCCCGCAGTTAGCTGACTTGGGTAATGATGGGTTAGATGTGTTGAAGGAATTTTTGCTGAAACGTCGTGATACCCCAGCAACTTGGATTGATGGTAAAGTCTACCAAGTCATCTATAATACTAATGCACCGACAGATCAAGAATTTCTACAAACTAACTTTCCTGAAGGAATTGTACCCCTAAAATCGGACTGTGGGATCAGTTACAATTCTTTGCAAAAGTTACTTGCCAATCAAGATTTTCAAGCGGCTGATCTCTTGACAATTCAAAAAATGTGTGAAGCGGCAAGTCCCCAAGCAGTACAAAGAAAATGGCTATACTTTACCGAGGTAGAAGGTTTACCAATTCAAGACTTACGCACTATCAATCAACTCTGGGTAGTTCACTCAGAAGGTAAATTTGGCTTCTCTGTCCAGCGCGAAATTTGGTTAGGTTTAAGTAAAAATTGGGTCAACTTATGGCCAAAAATCAACTGGAAGAATGGTAATAACTGGACAAGATATCCCAACGGGTTCACATGGGATTTAAGCGCCCCTAGAGGTCATCTACCGCTCTCTAACCAACTGCGCGGGGTGCGAACCATGTCTTCTTTATTGTCCCATCCAGCTTGGATTAAGTAG
- the trhO gene encoding oxygen-dependent tRNA uridine(34) hydroxylase TrhO, with product MNQENQTVVAALYKFVNLPDCRELQVALLSLCQSQGIKGTILLAQEGINGTIAGSRQQIDTVLAFLRNDSRFADLEHKESYTEIPPFERLKIRLKPEIVTLGLPEVNPAEKVGTYVKPEDWNDLISNPEVTVIDTRNDYEVTIGTFKGAENPQTQIFRDFPEYVQKHLDPKKHKKVAMFCTGGIRCEKASSYLLSQGFEEIYHLKGGILKYLEEVPQTESLWEGECFIFDERITVSHNLETGNQELCFACGYPVSEKDKTSPEYEKSISCPHCFHTLTPEKRKRLQQKWKHYQTK from the coding sequence ATGAACCAAGAAAATCAGACAGTTGTTGCTGCACTATATAAATTCGTGAATCTCCCTGATTGTAGAGAACTACAAGTAGCCTTATTATCCCTTTGTCAGTCACAAGGAATCAAAGGAACTATCTTACTAGCACAGGAAGGAATTAACGGCACAATTGCCGGTTCTCGTCAGCAAATTGACACAGTTCTAGCCTTTCTTCGCAATGATTCACGGTTTGCAGATTTAGAACATAAAGAATCCTACACAGAAATTCCCCCATTTGAGCGGTTAAAAATCCGCTTAAAGCCAGAAATTGTCACTTTAGGCTTACCAGAAGTAAACCCAGCGGAAAAAGTAGGAACTTATGTCAAACCCGAAGACTGGAATGATTTAATTTCTAACCCAGAAGTCACAGTCATTGATACCCGCAATGATTATGAAGTCACCATTGGGACTTTCAAAGGAGCAGAAAATCCGCAAACTCAGATATTTCGAGATTTTCCCGAATATGTACAAAAACATCTTGACCCCAAAAAACATAAAAAAGTAGCCATGTTTTGTACTGGAGGAATTCGTTGTGAAAAAGCCTCATCTTATTTACTTTCTCAAGGTTTTGAAGAAATTTATCACCTCAAAGGAGGCATTCTCAAATATCTAGAAGAAGTTCCCCAAACAGAAAGTTTATGGGAAGGAGAATGTTTTATTTTTGATGAAAGAATCACAGTTAGTCATAACTTAGAAACAGGAAATCAAGAATTATGCTTTGCTTGTGGATATCCCGTTTCCGAAAAAGATAAAACCTCCCCAGAATATGAAAAAAGTATTTCCTGTCCCCACTGTTTCCATACCTTAACACCCGAAAAAAGAAAACGACTACAGCAAAAATGGAAACATTACCAAACTAAATAA
- the gcvP gene encoding aminomethyl-transferring glycine dehydrogenase yields MVANPPRTQPHTSQKLGNFAQRHIAPKPDDVQQMLDLLGLSSLDDLIDKTVPQAIRFHQTLNLPAAQSEYAALAKLKQIADKNQVYRSFIGMGYYDCITPTVIQRNILENPGWYTAYTPYQPEIAQGRLEALLNFQTMIIDLTGLEIANASLLDEGTAAAEAMSMSYGVCKNKSHNYFVSSECHPQTIDVLQTRAKPLGINIIIGDHQTFDFSETIFGAVLQYPATDGTIYDYRNFITKSHAQGALVTIAADPLSLTLLTPPGELGADIAVGSTQRFGIPLGFGGPHAAYFATKEEYKRLVPGRIVGVSKDIHGKPAYRLALQTREQHIRRDKATSNICTAQVLLAVMASMYAVYHGPDGLRAIAQNIHELTATLAAGLQKLGYKISSENFFDTLRVELGNTKLEAILDAANERNINLRIFDNSTVGISLDETTTEADLIDLWQVFALKDQLPFTVEELPISHSQLSRQSKYLTHPVFNRYHSETELLRYLHQLESKDLSLTTSMIPLGSCTMKLNATSEMIPVTWAEFGKIHPFAPISQTRGYQILFQQLEAWLGEITGFAGISLQPNAGSQGEYAGLLVIHEYHQSRGEGHRNVCLIPQSAHGTNPASAVMCGMKVVGVACDDHGNIDVEDLKAKAEKHSHELSALMVTYPSTHGVFEEAIQEICAVIHSHGGQVYMDGANMNAQVGICRPGDFGADVCHLNLHKTFCIPHGGGGPGMGPIGVASHLVPFLPGHSVVRMGGDLGAVSAAPWGSASILVISWMYIIMMGADGLTEATKIAILNANYMAKKLESYYPVLYQGKNGLVAHECILDLRSLKKSAQIEIDDVAKRLMDYGFHAPTVSWPVAGTIMVEPTESESKQELDRFCDALIAIREEVAAIESGKMDIHDNVLKNAPHTAESLIIGEWNHPYSREQAAYPAPWNKEYKFWPSVGRIDAAFGDRNFVCSCLPMEAYS; encoded by the coding sequence GTGGTAGCTAATCCCCCGCGCACTCAACCTCACACTAGTCAAAAATTAGGCAACTTTGCACAAAGACACATTGCACCAAAACCCGATGATGTTCAGCAAATGCTAGATTTATTAGGTCTTTCCAGCCTTGATGATCTGATTGATAAAACAGTACCACAGGCAATCCGGTTTCATCAAACCCTTAATCTACCAGCAGCGCAAAGCGAATACGCAGCACTGGCAAAATTAAAGCAAATAGCCGATAAAAATCAAGTTTATCGCTCATTTATCGGTATGGGATATTATGACTGTATTACCCCTACCGTCATTCAACGCAACATCTTAGAAAATCCCGGTTGGTATACAGCATACACCCCTTATCAGCCAGAAATTGCCCAAGGACGTTTGGAAGCGTTGTTAAATTTCCAAACCATGATTATTGACTTAACGGGTTTAGAAATTGCTAACGCTTCTTTGCTTGACGAAGGGACAGCAGCCGCAGAAGCCATGAGTATGAGTTATGGTGTGTGCAAAAATAAATCCCATAACTATTTTGTGTCTAGTGAATGTCATCCTCAAACCATTGATGTATTGCAAACACGCGCCAAACCTTTAGGCATAAACATCATTATCGGTGATCATCAAACTTTCGATTTTTCCGAAACTATCTTTGGTGCAGTTCTGCAATATCCCGCAACCGACGGGACAATTTACGACTACCGCAATTTTATCACAAAGTCCCATGCTCAGGGTGCATTGGTGACAATAGCCGCAGATCCTTTAAGTTTAACATTACTCACACCCCCCGGTGAATTAGGGGCTGATATTGCTGTAGGTAGTACCCAACGCTTCGGTATTCCCTTGGGATTTGGGGGACCACACGCTGCTTATTTTGCCACGAAGGAAGAGTATAAACGGCTCGTTCCAGGGCGTATTGTCGGGGTATCAAAAGATATTCATGGTAAACCTGCATACCGTTTAGCTTTGCAAACCCGCGAACAACACATCCGCAGAGATAAGGCCACCAGTAATATTTGCACGGCACAGGTTTTATTGGCAGTGATGGCGAGTATGTATGCAGTGTATCATGGACCAGATGGACTGAGAGCGATCGCCCAAAATATCCATGAACTAACTGCAACTTTAGCCGCAGGTTTGCAAAAGTTAGGTTATAAAATCAGTTCAGAAAACTTCTTTGATACCTTGCGGGTAGAATTAGGAAATACCAAATTAGAAGCAATTCTCGACGCTGCGAATGAGAGAAATATCAACTTGAGAATTTTTGATAATTCAACCGTAGGTATTTCCTTAGATGAAACTACCACAGAAGCAGATTTAATTGACCTTTGGCAAGTTTTCGCATTGAAAGATCAATTACCTTTTACCGTTGAAGAATTACCAATTTCTCATTCTCAATTATCACGTCAAAGTAAATATCTCACCCACCCAGTTTTTAACCGTTATCATTCTGAAACTGAGTTATTACGTTATTTGCATCAACTAGAAAGCAAGGATTTATCATTAACCACCTCAATGATTCCCTTGGGTTCTTGTACCATGAAGTTAAACGCAACTTCAGAAATGATTCCGGTAACATGGGCGGAATTTGGTAAAATCCATCCTTTTGCGCCAATTTCCCAAACTAGAGGTTATCAAATCCTGTTCCAACAACTAGAAGCATGGTTAGGAGAAATTACAGGTTTTGCCGGAATTTCCTTACAACCAAATGCAGGTTCTCAAGGTGAATATGCGGGACTTTTGGTAATTCATGAATATCATCAAAGTCGCGGAGAAGGACACAGAAACGTTTGTTTGATTCCGCAATCTGCACATGGAACAAATCCCGCGAGTGCGGTAATGTGTGGAATGAAAGTTGTGGGAGTTGCTTGTGATGATCATGGTAATATTGATGTTGAAGATTTAAAAGCCAAAGCTGAAAAACATAGTCATGAATTATCAGCTTTAATGGTGACATATCCATCAACTCATGGGGTATTTGAAGAAGCAATTCAAGAAATTTGTGCGGTAATTCATAGTCACGGTGGACAAGTTTACATGGACGGCGCTAATATGAATGCCCAAGTGGGTATTTGTCGTCCTGGTGATTTTGGTGCAGATGTCTGTCATTTGAACTTACACAAAACTTTCTGTATTCCTCATGGTGGTGGTGGTCCCGGTATGGGTCCCATTGGTGTCGCTTCCCACCTTGTACCGTTTTTACCCGGACATTCTGTGGTGAGAATGGGTGGTGATTTGGGTGCGGTTTCTGCTGCACCTTGGGGTAGTGCAAGTATCTTAGTGATTTCTTGGATGTATATTATCATGATGGGTGCAGATGGGTTGACGGAAGCAACCAAAATTGCCATTTTGAATGCTAATTACATGGCTAAGAAATTAGAGTCTTATTATCCGGTTTTGTATCAGGGAAAAAATGGTTTGGTGGCACATGAATGTATTTTAGATTTGCGAAGTTTGAAGAAATCAGCGCAGATTGAAATTGATGATGTTGCGAAGCGGTTAATGGATTATGGTTTTCATGCACCTACTGTTTCTTGGCCTGTTGCTGGGACAATTATGGTTGAACCAACGGAAAGTGAATCTAAACAGGAATTAGATAGATTTTGTGATGCTTTGATTGCGATTCGTGAGGAAGTTGCGGCAATTGAATCTGGTAAAATGGACATTCACGATAATGTTTTGAAAAATGCCCCTCACACTGCGGAAAGTTTGATTATTGGTGAGTGGAATCATCCCTATTCCCGTGAACAAGCTGCTTATCCTGCACCTTGGAATAAGGAATATAAGTTCTGGCCAAGTGTGGGGAGAATAGATGCTGCTTTTGGGGATAGGAATTTTGTTTGTTCTTGTTTACCGATGGAGGCTTATAGTTAA
- a CDS encoding NADP-dependent isocitrate dehydrogenase → MYEKITPPTIGAKITFKNGEPVVPENPIIPFIRGDGTGIDIWPATEKVLDAAIAKAYKGKRKISWFRVYAGDEACDLYGTYQYLPQDTLTAIKEYGIAIKGPLTTPVGGGIRSLNVALRQIFDLYTCVRPCRYYAGTPSPHKTPEKLDVIVYRENTEDIYLGIEWKQGSEIGDRLIKFLNEELIPATPEHGKKQIPLDAGIGIKPISKTGSQRLVRRAIKHALLLPKNKQQVTLVHKGNIMKYTEGAFRDWGYELATSEFRQECVTERESWILGNKEKNPNISLEENAHEIDPGFDSLTPEKKAQIVKEVETVLNTIWDSHGNGKWKEKIMVNDRIADSIFQQIQTRPDEYSILATMNLNGDYLSDAAAAIVGGLGMGPGANIGDSCAIFEATHGTAPKHAGLDRINPGSVILSGVMMLEYMGWQEAADLIKKGLGDAIVNGQVTYDLARLMEPPVQPLKCSEFADAIIKHFG, encoded by the coding sequence ATGTACGAAAAGATTACTCCTCCCACTATCGGCGCGAAAATTACCTTCAAAAATGGTGAACCGGTTGTTCCTGAAAATCCAATTATTCCTTTTATTCGCGGTGATGGTACGGGTATAGATATTTGGCCAGCGACGGAAAAGGTGCTGGATGCGGCGATCGCTAAGGCATACAAGGGCAAAAGAAAAATTAGCTGGTTTAGGGTTTATGCTGGTGATGAAGCCTGTGATCTCTATGGTACATACCAGTATTTGCCCCAGGATACATTGACGGCGATTAAAGAATATGGCATAGCTATTAAGGGTCCTTTGACTACTCCTGTCGGTGGGGGGATTCGGTCTTTAAATGTGGCATTACGCCAAATCTTTGATCTTTATACTTGCGTGCGTCCTTGTCGTTATTACGCTGGAACTCCTTCTCCCCACAAAACTCCTGAAAAACTGGATGTGATTGTTTATCGGGAAAATACGGAAGATATTTATTTGGGGATTGAGTGGAAGCAAGGTAGTGAAATCGGCGATCGCCTGATAAAATTCTTGAATGAGGAATTGATACCTGCTACCCCAGAACATGGTAAAAAGCAAATTCCCCTGGACGCTGGTATCGGCATCAAACCCATCAGCAAAACCGGTTCTCAGCGTTTGGTGAGACGTGCCATTAAACACGCTTTGTTATTGCCCAAAAATAAGCAACAAGTCACCTTGGTGCATAAAGGCAATATCATGAAATACACAGAAGGCGCTTTCCGGGATTGGGGTTATGAATTAGCAACCAGCGAATTTCGTCAAGAGTGCGTGACAGAACGGGAATCTTGGATTTTGGGTAATAAGGAAAAAAACCCCAATATTTCCTTAGAAGAAAATGCCCATGAAATTGATCCTGGTTTTGATTCCCTGACTCCAGAGAAAAAAGCCCAAATTGTCAAGGAAGTTGAAACCGTTCTCAATACAATTTGGGACAGTCACGGAAACGGTAAATGGAAAGAGAAAATCATGGTCAATGATCGCATTGCTGATAGTATCTTTCAACAAATCCAAACTCGACCAGATGAGTATTCTATTCTGGCGACAATGAACCTGAACGGTGATTATTTATCCGATGCTGCTGCTGCTATTGTTGGCGGTTTAGGTATGGGTCCAGGGGCAAATATTGGCGACTCCTGCGCGATTTTTGAAGCTACTCATGGGACAGCACCAAAGCACGCGGGCTTAGACAGAATTAACCCCGGTTCGGTGATTCTTTCCGGTGTGATGATGCTGGAATATATGGGTTGGCAAGAAGCCGCAGATTTAATTAAAAAAGGATTGGGTGATGCGATCGTCAATGGTCAAGTTACTTATGACTTAGCGCGGTTAATGGAACCACCTGTACAACCATTAAAGTGTTCTGAATTTGCAGACGCAATCATCAAACATTTCGGTTAA
- a CDS encoding alpha/beta fold hydrolase → MKDWWQDNFPQGRQNLIINDSQGYPIQIAYGEKGNGRPLILLHGLGSWSYNWRHSIEPLSRYFRVICCDFKCFGFSEKPVSRREETGHQIIELKRIIQALCDEPPIIVAESIGALISLGLAGKSPDLIGRLVVINAPIFTETLPHWSMGLLAQTPIEIIHAIDDLRLAYWFAPLVREVMGAERRKVLYNPSLLTEEDIYWITYPFIEIPGTLVKVAEELQIAAQEIENLRKNQPSMLKNIQNNLKNIECPTLVLWGDQDSWFPVSHGEKLHQHLPNSRLQILQNCYHDASTGSADVVNAAILEFLKETDFC, encoded by the coding sequence ATGAAAGATTGGTGGCAAGATAATTTTCCTCAAGGGCGGCAAAATCTGATTATTAATGATTCTCAAGGTTATCCAATTCAAATAGCCTATGGTGAAAAAGGTAACGGGAGACCGCTGATTTTATTACATGGTTTAGGCAGTTGGAGTTATAATTGGCGGCATAGTATTGAACCATTATCTCGATATTTTCGAGTAATTTGTTGTGATTTTAAATGTTTTGGTTTTTCAGAAAAGCCCGTATCTCGTCGAGAAGAAACAGGACATCAAATTATTGAATTAAAACGCATTATTCAAGCTTTATGTGATGAACCACCGATAATTGTCGCCGAATCTATAGGGGCATTAATTTCTCTGGGATTAGCTGGTAAAAGTCCTGATTTAATCGGACGGTTAGTAGTAATTAACGCTCCTATTTTTACAGAAACTTTACCTCATTGGTCTATGGGTTTACTGGCACAAACACCAATAGAAATTATCCATGCAATTGATGATTTACGTCTTGCATATTGGTTTGCACCTTTAGTCAGAGAAGTGATGGGAGCAGAAAGACGCAAGGTATTATATAATCCTTCATTATTAACAGAAGAAGATATTTATTGGATTACTTACCCATTCATTGAAATTCCGGGGACTTTGGTAAAAGTGGCTGAAGAGTTACAAATTGCTGCTCAAGAAATTGAGAATTTGCGAAAAAATCAGCCAAGTATGCTGAAAAATATTCAAAATAATCTCAAAAATATTGAATGTCCAACTTTGGTTTTATGGGGTGATCAAGATAGTTGGTTTCCTGTTAGTCATGGAGAAAAATTACATCAACATTTGCCTAATTCTCGCTTACAAATTTTGCAAAACTGTTATCATGATGCGTCAACTGGTTCTGCTGATGTGGTGAATGCAGCAATTTTAGAGTTTTTAAAAGAGACCGATTTCTGTTGA
- a CDS encoding DUF938 domain-containing protein, translated as MNTPADQRRFAPATQRNREPILELLLQILPQHGTILEIASGTGEHATFFSYHLAPRQWLPSDPNPELRASISAWTEFFPCKAMQPPLDLDASSPIWPVEKEIIPQPPISAIVNINMIHISPWSSCLGLMAGAGRILPPGGILYLYGPYKQNGEHTAPSNADFDESLQAQNPDWGVRNLEDVVKAAEAQNLILHQTYPMPANNLSLVFKHN; from the coding sequence ATGAACACACCCGCAGACCAGCGAAGATTTGCCCCCGCAACCCAGCGCAACCGCGAACCGATTCTAGAATTGCTTTTACAAATATTGCCTCAACATGGGACTATTTTAGAAATAGCCAGTGGCACAGGTGAACACGCTACATTTTTCTCCTATCACCTTGCACCTCGACAATGGCTACCTTCAGACCCTAACCCAGAACTGCGTGCTAGTATTAGCGCCTGGACTGAATTTTTCCCCTGTAAAGCCATGCAGCCACCCCTAGATTTAGATGCAAGTTCACCAATTTGGCCTGTGGAAAAAGAGATAATACCACAACCACCTATTTCTGCCATTGTCAATATTAACATGATTCATATTTCCCCTTGGTCATCCTGTTTAGGACTAATGGCAGGGGCTGGACGGATTCTGCCACCTGGTGGTATACTCTACTTATATGGTCCCTATAAACAAAATGGCGAACATACCGCACCCAGTAACGCTGATTTTGATGAGTCTTTACAAGCACAGAATCCAGACTGGGGAGTGCGTAACCTAGAAGATGTAGTTAAAGCTGCTGAAGCCCAAAATCTGATATTGCACCAAACTTACCCCATGCCAGCAAATAACCTTTCCTTAGTATTTAAACATAATTAG